A window of Macaca mulatta isolate MMU2019108-1 chromosome 7, T2T-MMU8v2.0, whole genome shotgun sequence genomic DNA:
tgggattacaggcatgagccaccacgcccggccaggagaTTCTTTATCTTATGTTCATTATAACAAAATTAAGCAAACAATATAtagataaaaaaaatttaagtgtttGCAGGTTAGGCACCAAGTATGAAGCAAGTCTAGttcaaattatataataaagatttGCTTCATATCTTTTTATTTGAGCCCAAAACAAACATGTAATCTCTGTGAAGTCTTGACCTTGTTGGCTCCTATCTGTGTATACTCAATGTTTAACCCAgagtctgacacatagtaggtgcacaGTTGATGTATAACTGACAAATGTTTGCTAATtatatggaattttttaaaaagaatgaagtttattttagagagaaaatcacacacaaatacatacactcagatacacacatgtacacccatattctttctctcttctcctcctccattAACCTCCCACCCCCCATCCCCAGGTAGATCAGTTCCTTAGAAGGAGGATATCTCCACAAAGGGGAAAGTATTTATGGTATTTCTTGGATAGTTATCCTGACTTCTGTGTCTCACTAGTCAAACCACTGGGGAAAACATAAATTATACACAGATATAGATGGAATTCTATACATGCTCACAAGCAAAGGAAGTAGGTGCCTGCCAGTGAACACTGGGGAACTATGATCCTATTCAGAAGAGACTTGTAAACTCTTAATAATTGCTGATGTGAAAAACACAGTTCATTTGGTTCGGAATACTAAAGGAAGCAAGTTTCTGGAACCACACATAACACTCTCCAACCATGACTCAGCTTGTTGGTTGCGTAAAGGACGAGATTCCTGTGACTGGAGTTTGTCTCACATCTTCCTCTTGGAGACAAAAATGCCATTAGGTATGTAAGGAAAGTCTCCCTGCAGCAGTACCCCACCGTTCCCGTGCTTTCAGCGCTGCCAGATGCTAAGAATATATGGTTCTTCTGCAAATTTGTGaattctttgttcctttgttctttgcaggaacattgGCCCCTCACTTCTCTTCTTCCAACATACTCCTATGAATGCCCGGGTGATATATTCACATTAAGGGCTCACTCAGGTATCTCAGAGTTCCCACTATACAACTCAGTTAGGGACAATAATGGTCAAATGTCTTGCTTATTTGGGGCGACCATTAAATTCCCTTAGAATGTATCCTGAGTCTTACACCTCTTTGTAAATTAGTCAGTGACGTTTTTATTGACAGACTGTTCTTCAGCTGCAGTAATTAAAGCaagctgttatttttttcagttgttgGCAAGTGACAAGTGGCAAGTGAAAACCTCTCGAGAAAGAAGTAGAACAGCAGACTCTCCTTTCCTTTGGATTTACCTACAGATTAACTTTTAAAACGTAAATACTTAAGAGAAGAGCCCCAGCACTTATAATTCTAAAAGTGCTCTTCCGTGGGCAAGTGTCTTAAATTCCCAGCAAGTGGATGGGACTGGAGGAGGATGTGACTCCCTTGTCAGTTCACATAGAATGCATTGCCCAAGCGCTTTGTTCCTCCTCTCCAATTGCCCATGTGTACTCTCACTTGAGGTGAATAGAAAGACAAAAGAGGTGAATTTGAGCTACAAATGAATGTACTTTGGTGATGGAGGCAGTAGAAATGAATTCAGTGAGATTTTTTAATTATCTGTgaaatttatttatccatctttCTCTGACCCTGTATTCCATAGATAACTAAAATTTCACTGCTTTTGAAATAATGTCACCAAGGTCTTGAACATTATGAAGCCAAATAATGAGCTGGTGGGgaccggatgcagtggctcacgcctgaaatctcagcactatgggaggccaaagcaggcagatcatatgaggtcgggagttcaagaccagcctgaccaacatggcaaaaccccgtctctactaaaaatacaaaaatcagttgagcatggtggcagtcacatgtaatcccagctacttggcaggctgaggcaggctgaggcatgagaatcacttgaacccgggaggtggaggttgcagtgagctaagatcatgccactgcactccagcctgggggatagagtgagactctttctcaaaaaaaaaaaaaaaaaattagccaggtgtggtggcccaagcctgtaatcccagctactgagggggctaaggcatgagaatcccttgaacccaggaggcggaagttgcagtgaccaTGCAGTGCagggagatcatgccactgcactccagcctgggccacatagcaagactctgtctcaaaaataattaataataagcAGGTGGGAGTCAAGACCTATGAGGTCTGGTTCCAGATCAATCATCAGTTggaattacatttcttttctcagtaCCAAAAATTTGCTGGCCTGTGAGTAGGGTAAACTAACTAATGTTTCATTCTCTGCCTACTGCCTCGAAAGGCCCAAACTATCTAATTTATGCCAAATAAAATTTGTTATCATGTCCCCTGTACTATAAAGATGTATTCAAGTTATTTCTAActggaataaatatattttttcagaccCACAGCATGCAGTTGGACATGCTGCAAAAATACACGACTCAAGGAATCCCCAGTCTATGCACATGACTGGGCAGATGTAGGCTGTAATCCTGATTGCTTTCATAAAACCTAAGTTCCAAAAGGggaggaattttattttttatattcaccATTATACCCCCAGAACTCAACACACTGCTAGCAATATAATAAATGGTGAATAAGCATGTGTTAAATttttgaataaacaaacaaatatacgAAATGCTATGATTTAAATTTAGCATccaacctttttttaaaattgcaagcCCAGTAATTATATTTTCCAAGAATGACACAGCATGTAGCCTGGCAAATACAAGCAGTTATGGAAAGTATATTTGAAATTACAACTGTCCTAAAAATTTTGATACATGTGATCATAATTATCATTCATTAAACTGAACTGCTTGgacaaaatttacatttttatcaaaATCATGTTTATTAGAGAAATTGTTgtattattcttaaaatattgttAACATGAATATCCAAAGTTACCTCGGCAATAAAACATTTATGCTTTTGGGTTTGCTCCAGGTTTGATCAAGTACTGAAAGGCAGGCCCCTTGCTCTCTGTGGATCATATAAATGATGTAAAGATGGAATTCTGTGAGTATCTTAACAGTGACACTAACAATACAGTAAATTATCCTACTCTTAAAGTCATTATAttgctaaatttaaaatattgatagtgGCTTACCCAGCCAAATATTCTGAACTTTAACAAGGATATTTGAGGACATAGAAATAAGCCTGCTGGACCAATAGTTTCTAGAAAATTGTTAGCAAAATATCTAAGTTATTTGTCTTGTCTCAACTCCTGATTTAGCAAATATCAGAAAGATCTTTGTGGTCCCTTTTGTTCATTATTTAATTTAGTGAAAAGCAAGATAATGAAGGGACAAATTGTAAAGCTTAGGGCTTAATTTCTAGCAAAAATAAAGGCACGTGGTTTTATTACTAGAGAAATTGATTTACCCAATAGCAAGGTCCCTCAAGAGCTGAGGCATGATGTAGAATAGTGCAATTTGGTGGAGAAGGAGGTTGACAAGCAGGGAAAATGGTGGCCTGCCAAAGAAGTCATAGGTAAGGGACATAACAGTTGCCTTCAGTTATTTAAGACCTCACTACCACCATCATGGGAGAGGAattagacttctttttttttttttttttttttttttgagacggagtctcgctctgccgcccaggctggagtgcagtggccggatctcagctcactgcaagctccacatcccgggttcacgccattctcctgcctcagcctcccgagtatctgggactacaggcgcccgccaccgcgcccagctagtttttttttttttgtattttttagtagagacggggtttcaccgtgtcagccaggatggtctcgatctcctgacctcatgatccgcccgtctcggcctcccaaagtgctgggattacaggcttgagccaccgcgcccggccaggaattaGACTTCTTTTGTATAGTTTCAACAAAATTGAAGTTTACCTGCTGACTTGGGGAGTACCAAGATCAATGGGTAAAAGTAATAAAGGAGACAAAGTCTGCTCACCATTTCGTAAAGAAGGGCTTTGGGAGAACTCGAGCTCCTCAGGAGAAAAAGGGGCTTGATTTTTCAGCAAATCCAGATGCCACCAGGGAGAATATGATCTAGGGGGAACTAGATTTGTAGCTTTCAAACCATTTTACAGATTCCTGAGGGTTCTGCAGCACCTCCCTAAGAGTAGCAAAAGGAAGGGAGCTGAAGACTCCCAAAAGTTTTATTCCTATCTGCTTGTTACTGGACTTCTACATATGAGGCTGTAAGAAGGCAATTTAATATAGCAGCTATTTTTGCTTCAGATTTATACTCAATTTTGCTTTAAGGTAAAAGGATGTGTCcaaagtttatatttatatgtagagtatctaaggtattttattttaccattaaaGATGAAACATTACTGAGACTCAGGGTTATAGAAACATTTGAAGTGAATTGGGATTTGTTCCAAACCAATCTCCAAATAGGCCAGTGTATCTGGGCATTACTGGCTTTGTACATATGTTTAAGTGAACCCTTCAAATCTCTTTGAACTTCAATTACCCTGTCTGTGAAAGAGAAGGGTAAAGAATACCTCCTCGCAGCTCAAAGAGTCATTAGGAAGACCAAATGAGATAACGTGTGTAAAAATAGTACATCATCCAGCATGAGTTAGCAAAATCTCCAAATGTtctttattattcattctttGATTACTTCTGTTTTTCTAACAGCTTTGGGACCCCAGAACAGAACAACGCATTTTGTGACTGAGTTTGTCCTCCTGGGTTTCCATGGTCAAAGAGAGATGCAGAGCTGCTTTTTCTCATTCATCCTTGTTCTCTATCTCATGACACTGCTAGGGAATGGAGCTATCGTCTGTGCAGTGAAATGGGACAGGCGGCTCCACACACCCATGTACATCCTTTTGGGAAACTTTGCCTTTCTAGAGATCTGGTACATTTCTTCCACTGTCCCAAACATGCTAGTCAATATCCTCTCAGAGACTAAAACCATCTCCTTCTCTGGCTGCTTCCtgcaattctatttctttttttcactggGTACAACAGAGTGTTTCTTCTTATCAGTTATGGCTTATGATCGGTATCTGGCCATCTGTCGTCCATTACACTACCCCTCCATCATGACTGGGAAGTTCTGTGTAATTCTGGTCTGTGTATGTTGGGTAGGTGGATTTCTCTGCTATCCAGTCCCTATTGTTCTtatttcccagcttcccttctGTGGGCCCAACATCATTGACCACTTTGTGTGTGACCCAGGCCCATTGTTTGCACTGGCCTGCATCTCTGCTCCTTCCACTGAGCTTATCTGTTACACCTTCAACTCGATGATTATCTTTGGGCCCTTCCTCTTCATCCTGGGATCTTATACTCTGGTCATCAGAGCTGTGCTTCGTATTCCCTCTGGTGCTGGTCGAACTAAAGCTTTCTCCACATGTGGGTCCCACCTAATGGTGGTGTCTCTATTCTGTGGAACCCTTATGGTGATGTATGTGAGCCCAAGATCGGAGAACCCAGCAGCAATGCAGAAGATCATCACTCTGGTATACTCAGCAATGACTCCACTCTTAAATCCCCTTATCTACAGTCTTCGaaacaaagacatgaaagatGCTCTAAAGAGAGTCCTGGGGTTAACAGTTAGTCGAAACTGAGATATCTTTGAAAAAGAAGCCAAATTGGCCACTTCTGACGCTAATTTTTTATAACTATAGAAAGTAGCTTCAGTAATATGTTCTGGCTCACACTCAGGTAGAGAGACTTATCTTTCACAGTTCCTTAGCAGTTAAGTTCAGCTCATTAATGATAAATGCCAAtgctaaataaaacattttaaacatatgtGGCCTCACTGAGTAGTTATGTGGTGggtgggtgtatatatatgtatattatttttctgtgatGTATCTTTGCTAGTTTTAATCTTAGCTGACGGAAGAAATCAATTGCATGTGTACTGAAGCCTTTCAAAAGAGTGagatctggctgggcacggtgactcatgactgtaatcccagcactttgggtggccaaagagggaggatcacctgagatcaggagttcaaccccagcctgggcaacatgatgaaaccttgtctctactaaaaatacaaaaattagctgggcatgatggcacacacctgtaatcccagctactcaggaggctgaggaatgagaattgcttgaacctgggaggcaaaggttgcagtgagctgatatcacgccactgccccGCAGCCTgcatgatagagcaagactgcatctaaaaaaaaaaaaaatgagatcttttcaattcagaaaaaatatatatatttgtttgtttgtttgtttgtttgtttgtttgtttgtttctgagacaaagttttgctcttgttgcccaagctggagtgcaatggcacagtcttggctcactgcaacctccacctcccgggttcaagtgatcctcctgcctcagcttcccaagtagctgggattacaggcacccaccaccacacctgactaattgtatttttactagagacggggtcatttttgtatttttagtggagatggggtttcaccatgttggccaagctggtctcgaactcctgacctcaggtgatccaccctcccttggcctcccaaagtgctgggattacaggcgtgagccaccacacagccAGAAAATACATATTCTTAAAGAATATTTGTGTGTCAAGAggccaccagaaaaaaaaagtagtaatagACATCTTCCATTGTTTGAGGTTGTCTTTCACACCAAGAACAGAGTACGCTTTAAACCTCTATGCTTCATACCTCTATCCCTTAGAGATGAAAACCAAACTCTTTGCCATTCAAAGCCTTCACTCAATAGACTGCTCCATTCAGTTTTCTCTCCTAGTGATCCACTGTACAAGTCTTGTACTTCATGATCAGTCCTCAAACATATTTATTCCCAACTGGATATCTTTACTCATAGTACTTCCTCTCTAAATGAGTTGTGACAACCCCAATATTACTTATACTACGGAACAATGCCCTAAACATTATTTGTACCTAGCAGTTTTCATGTTAACCACAAAGCATCAGGTGCCTCTCAGAGGCTGTAGGGCAAAGTCTAAGttagaaaaatattcagagaaaattATGCCAAGAACAAATTTCATTTGTTGAAATGTTTCTCTATGCTGAAACAAAAAAGGCCATCAACTGAGAGTCGAATCtacttaaaatgaaaacacacctTTTAGTTATGGCCACCCCACAATGAAATCAGGCGTGCAAGGAAGATGGGCCTGCCGGTGCTAAGTGATGTAATGCTCTCATACCGTGTTTCTCAAATCTTTCCACCAAAGCATGTTTAGCAACAGTGGTCAGAGAACACGGGGCATTGGGGgataatatttctttaaattcaaAGTTTTATCTCAAAAATTATCATAAATTATACTTCCTAATTCATAGTACATACATATTTAGTGTGATATAAAATTACCTTTCTAGGTAAAATTGGCCCCTCAGGAAGACATTTAGTCTGGGGCCTTACATATCCCATAGCACATGCTGTTTGAGCACAACTCAAGGAGACCGTGGGGTTTCCTCAGAGTTAATGtaacatgttattttaaataatcccTATAGGAAATGTTAACAAAAATATCAATTAAACCCCCAGGTAAGATGTATGAAGGTCCTTAGGGACAGCACAGAAAGTTACAGAATCACATGAACATGAAAGGAGACCAGAGAATTCTCAACAGTGGCTCAAATGAGGCATAAATTAAGACCAACACATGGTTCAACACTCTCAGTGAGAAACAAGCCACTAGAATCTTAGGGTACAAGAGAAGTGAAATGAGCCACTGGTGAAGCTCTCACACAGGACTTCCATATTAGAGCCAGTGAAGGAGAGAATCCATGAGGCCTCCCTGCAGGCTCTCCCCGGGATGACCTAGGAAAGCTTCCCGGTATGTAGGACACGTATTCTTTGTTGGGTGTTGCTGCTGTTATACACCACAGAGGAACTACTCACCCATACATTTCTTCATTCAACATGCTTCAGAGGTTGAGTATCAAAGAATATTGGTTTATCTCTCAGctcaaaaaccaaaagaaaaaaaaaatccctcagagTGTTTAGATCTCCATGCAATTCACACTTTCCAAAATAAGCGCACTAGTCATCCACAGGTCTTCTCCTTCTCAGGAAGAGCCAAGGCACCAGGAATGCTATGACATTTGTAGAGATTTTGAGCTTAATAGTATGGAATTAGCTTTATCCACTGGGACTAAAACCAACAGAAAATTGGAAATTCTTTTTAATCTTCTCTCTCAGTTTTCCTCTCCCTGTCCCTTTCATTACTCATTCTGCACCTTcaggagaagtgacatttaaaaaaaaaagaaaagataaaatcaagGTTTTTGAGGACTAAGATCTCACATAGATTTAGTGGTGAATATATTAGGAACcatttcttaaaattatgttGGAAATTATCTGTGATATTTATTTACCATGCTTTCCCTGTGGCAAATTGTTTTTCtgcaaggtttttgtttgttgtttttaatgtcaATGAATGTAGTCTGAGCTCAAAGAAGCAGCTCAGTCTTGTGCATTTTGATTTTGGGTCAAAGTCTGTGAATCTGAGTTCAAAATCATTGTTGCTCCTTCTCTGTTCCAAGCACAAGTGGCTGCTCCCTGCATCGCTGCTTTCTCATCTTGTTGAGGAGAGAGGTTTCTTGCTCGGAAAGAAGGAGAATGTATAGAATACCCATAGTGGGGAACCATTCTTTTATGATGTCTTACGAAAATGACCATTGATGCAGGTTTAACTTAGCTCTTCATAATCAtcctagtttaaaaaattaaaaattactgatCCCCATCTtgcagtttctttctctttttggctTCTTGTCCACCAGACTACAATCTTTTGCAAAACCAGCTCTATGAAAAGGTTTACATTTCCTTCTAGATGGGTAGATTCATAGTTCACCTTGTGCATTACTAACTGCAACAGCTTCATGatcataaatatatttcttatttaatataaCCTCACTGAATAGGAGGGTTTTTTCTATTTGATTATGTTCAGTGAGTACTGTAAATACCATATATATGCGCCTCACTGAATAGGagggtttttttctatttgattatGTTCAATgagtatataaatattatatatatgcatacacacacacacggacacacacacacactatatatgtgtgtgtgtatatatatatatacacacacacacaccagttcaATCAAATACTATATATGTGCtacttttaattgaaaaaaatataaggCAAATTATCCTCTTATCAGTCAAAAAAGTTAAAGGTAACTTGTTAAAATTTTTCTGAAGAGTCCCATTTGTTAAAGCtatcatttattcttttcttggagTTGTATCTGATTCTTGaaaatatatcttctttggtgatggtgctctaaa
This region includes:
- the LOC100426988 gene encoding olfactory receptor 11H6 gives rise to the protein MFFIIHSLITSVFLTALGPQNRTTHFVTEFVLLGFHGQREMQSCFFSFILVLYLMTLLGNGAIVCAVKWDRRLHTPMYILLGNFAFLEIWYISSTVPNMLVNILSETKTISFSGCFLQFYFFFSLGTTECFFLSVMAYDRYLAICRPLHYPSIMTGKFCVILVCVCWVGGFLCYPVPIVLISQLPFCGPNIIDHFVCDPGPLFALACISAPSTELICYTFNSMIIFGPFLFILGSYTLVIRAVLRIPSGAGRTKAFSTCGSHLMVVSLFCGTLMVMYVSPRSENPAAMQKIITLVYSAMTPLLNPLIYSLRNKDMKDALKRVLGLTVSRN